From the Acinetobacter wanghuae genome, one window contains:
- a CDS encoding Fe2+-dependent dioxygenase, with the protein MIHHIPNVLSKEQVHYFRQKMDEVEWVNGKVTAGTLSATVKQNQQLPEDHPLTHHLSTIILESLGQHPLFLSAAIPLDIIPPLFNRYENNEAFGFHVDNSIRRIRGTNERLRTDLSCTVFLSEPDEYEGGELVVEDTYGYHEVKLPAGDMILYPSTSLHEVTPITSGCRTASFFWVQSMVRDDAERHMLFNLDQTIQNLRMQLGDQHAEVVKLTNLYHNLMRKWAEI; encoded by the coding sequence GTGATTCATCACATTCCAAATGTCTTAAGCAAAGAACAAGTACACTATTTTCGTCAAAAGATGGATGAAGTTGAATGGGTCAATGGCAAGGTGACTGCGGGCACACTTTCAGCAACAGTTAAACAGAACCAACAACTGCCTGAAGATCATCCCCTCACTCATCATTTAAGTACCATTATTTTAGAATCACTCGGTCAGCACCCTTTATTTTTATCTGCTGCCATTCCCCTCGATATCATTCCACCTTTGTTTAATCGTTACGAAAATAATGAAGCCTTTGGTTTTCATGTCGATAATTCAATTCGCCGCATTCGTGGCACTAACGAACGTTTAAGAACCGATTTATCCTGCACTGTTTTTTTGAGTGAACCTGACGAATATGAAGGCGGTGAACTCGTTGTTGAAGATACCTATGGCTATCACGAAGTCAAATTGCCTGCGGGTGATATGATTTTGTATCCATCCACCAGTTTGCATGAAGTGACACCCATTACCTCAGGTTGTCGTACGGCTTCATTCTTTTGGGTACAAAGTATGGTGCGTGATGATGCCGAACGTCATATGCTGTTTAATTTGGATCAAACTATTCAAAACTTACGTATGCAATTAGGCGATCAGCATGCAGAAGTCGTCAAACTGACCAATCTTTATCACAACCTCATGCGAAAGTGGGCTGAAATTTAA